The following coding sequences lie in one Mesorhizobium sp. NZP2298 genomic window:
- a CDS encoding outer membrane protein, with translation MKTIFLATAFFLGLAGMASAADAGPPVSASYNWSGGYIGAQAGYGWGDARVGQTFAADSFGGYGWGYGSLSGGFGGLYAGYMKQFDSGLVLGVEGDYNFANLKDTTVYQALGVDDPGFGGVLELNSIGSARLRAGYAMDRWLPFVTAGVAMAHYKHSTVFLPSGDTYADVEDTIAGYALGAGAEYAVSDNWVVRGEYRFADFGRHTSIRHSTFNGAAVNPDAIELKTHDIRLGIAYKF, from the coding sequence ATGAAAACGATATTTCTCGCCACAGCCTTCTTTCTCGGGCTCGCCGGCATGGCTTCAGCCGCCGACGCCGGCCCGCCGGTCTCGGCCTCCTACAACTGGTCCGGCGGCTATATCGGCGCGCAGGCCGGATACGGATGGGGGGACGCAAGGGTCGGCCAGACTTTCGCGGCTGACAGTTTTGGCGGCTACGGCTGGGGCTACGGCAGCCTTTCGGGCGGCTTCGGCGGCCTTTATGCCGGCTATATGAAGCAGTTCGACAGCGGCCTGGTCCTCGGCGTCGAGGGCGACTACAACTTCGCGAATCTCAAGGACACGACCGTCTATCAGGCGCTGGGCGTCGACGATCCCGGCTTTGGCGGTGTGCTGGAACTGAACTCGATCGGGTCCGCCCGCCTGAGGGCTGGCTACGCGATGGATCGGTGGCTTCCGTTCGTCACCGCCGGCGTGGCGATGGCGCACTACAAGCACAGCACCGTCTTCCTTCCGAGCGGAGATACCTATGCCGATGTCGAGGACACCATCGCGGGCTATGCGCTGGGCGCCGGCGCCGAATATGCCGTCAGCGACAATTGGGTGGTCCGGGGCGAATACCGCTTTGCCGACTTCGGCCGCCACACCTCCATACGGCACTCGACCTTCAATGGGGCCGCCGTGAACCCCGATGCGATCGAACTGAAGACGCACGATATCCGGCTCGGCATCGCCTACAAATTCTGA
- a CDS encoding VOC family protein produces the protein METQELHRGRLIDHIQLVVRDLAASRRFYEAILQALDVPIGGTATDYFWCDELFVSSADSRAALGQLTGRHHLAFQAKDHAMVDAFYKAGLAAGGKDNGAPGERPYHPGYYAAFLLDPDGNNIEAVHHGPHTRSTASVKITF, from the coding sequence ATGGAAACCCAGGAATTGCATCGCGGCCGGCTCATCGACCATATCCAGCTGGTGGTAAGGGATCTCGCCGCCAGCCGGCGTTTCTACGAGGCGATCCTGCAAGCGCTCGACGTGCCGATCGGCGGGACGGCAACGGATTATTTCTGGTGCGACGAGCTGTTCGTCTCCAGTGCCGACAGCCGCGCCGCGCTGGGACAGCTCACCGGCCGTCATCATCTGGCCTTCCAGGCAAAGGACCACGCGATGGTCGACGCCTTTTACAAGGCCGGGTTGGCGGCCGGCGGCAAGGACAATGGCGCGCCAGGCGAGCGGCCCTATCATCCCGGGTACTACGCCGCCTTCCTGCTCGATCCGGACGGCAACAACATCGAGGCCGTCCATCATGGTCCGCACACGCGCAGTACCGCTTCGGTGAAGATCACCTTCTGA